The following coding sequences lie in one Metallumcola ferriviriculae genomic window:
- the guaA gene encoding glutamine-hydrolyzing GMP synthase, with translation MKDFSEKHQLVIVLDFGGQYNQLIARRVREANVYCEMLPYTTPVEDILAKEPKGIIFSGGPSSVYGERAPRIDRRIYESGIPILGICYGMQLMTHDLGGKVERAKSREYGKATLKITEEDKIFRGIEMQTDCWMSHGDYITQPPPQFKITAVTASTPIAAMSNEARRHYGIQFHPEVKHTPRGQDMLEAFLYEVCGCAGEWNMASFVDEEVVRIRELVGNKKVISALSGGVDSAVSSVLVSKAIGEQLTCIFVDHGLLRKGEAQQVKDTFGGKFNLNFIAVDAKERFLKKLAGVTDPEQKRKIIGEEFIRVFEEEAEQLGEIDYLVQGTLYSDVVESGTETAATIKSHHNVGGLPEEMNLSLIEPLRSLFKDEVRLVGEELGLPADIVWRQPFPGPGLAIRILGEITEEKLATLRDADNIVIDEIKRANLYRDIWQAFAVLPSMRSVGVMGDERTYSYTAVVRAVTSDDAMTADWARMPYDLLERISNRIVNEVEEINRVVYDITSKPPGTIEWE, from the coding sequence GTGAAGGATTTTAGCGAGAAGCACCAGTTAGTAATAGTACTGGATTTCGGCGGCCAGTATAATCAATTGATTGCCCGTCGGGTAAGAGAAGCCAATGTCTACTGCGAAATGCTGCCTTATACAACTCCGGTGGAGGACATTCTTGCCAAAGAGCCAAAAGGCATTATCTTTTCCGGTGGACCGTCTAGTGTTTATGGGGAAAGGGCCCCCCGTATTGACCGTCGAATTTATGAAAGTGGTATTCCTATTTTGGGAATCTGTTATGGCATGCAGTTAATGACCCACGACCTGGGTGGCAAAGTGGAACGAGCAAAGTCGAGAGAGTATGGTAAAGCGACTCTGAAGATAACTGAAGAAGATAAAATCTTTCGTGGCATCGAAATGCAGACAGACTGCTGGATGAGCCATGGGGATTATATTACGCAGCCACCACCGCAGTTTAAAATTACTGCAGTTACTGCCAGTACGCCGATTGCCGCTATGTCAAATGAAGCAAGAAGGCACTACGGCATTCAGTTCCACCCCGAAGTGAAGCACACGCCCCGGGGGCAGGATATGTTGGAGGCATTTTTATATGAAGTGTGCGGTTGTGCCGGTGAATGGAACATGGCTTCTTTCGTCGATGAAGAAGTGGTGCGTATTCGAGAACTGGTGGGCAATAAGAAAGTGATTTCTGCTTTGAGCGGCGGCGTGGATTCCGCGGTATCATCGGTGCTGGTAAGCAAGGCCATTGGTGAGCAGCTGACCTGCATTTTTGTAGATCACGGTCTGCTGCGCAAAGGTGAAGCACAGCAGGTCAAGGATACGTTTGGCGGCAAGTTTAACCTGAATTTTATCGCCGTTGATGCAAAAGAAAGATTTCTTAAAAAACTGGCGGGTGTTACAGACCCCGAACAAAAAAGAAAAATTATCGGTGAAGAGTTCATTCGCGTTTTCGAGGAAGAAGCAGAACAGTTAGGTGAGATAGACTACCTGGTGCAGGGAACGCTGTATTCTGACGTAGTGGAAAGTGGTACAGAAACTGCCGCTACCATCAAGAGTCACCACAATGTAGGCGGCTTGCCCGAAGAGATGAATTTATCGCTAATTGAACCGCTGCGCAGTCTATTTAAAGATGAAGTGCGTTTGGTAGGAGAAGAGTTGGGCTTGCCAGCGGATATTGTCTGGCGTCAGCCTTTCCCGGGGCCGGGTTTGGCCATTAGAATCCTAGGAGAAATCACCGAGGAAAAATTGGCGACCCTTAGAGATGCGGATAACATCGTGATAGATGAAATCAAAAGAGCCAATCTTTACCGGGACATTTGGCAGGCATTTGCTGTCCTCCCTTCAATGCGCTCCGTGGGCGTCATGGGCGATGAGCGCACCTATTCCTACACCGCAGTAGTGCGGGCAGTGACCAGCGACGACGCCATGACCGCCGACTGGGCACGTATGCCCTATGATTTGCTCGAAAGAATTTCCAACAGGATTGTCAATGAAGTAGAAGAGATAAACCGGGTGGTATATGATATTACCTCAAAACCCCCGGGGACGATTGAGTGGGAGTAG
- the hpt gene encoding hypoxanthine phosphoribosyltransferase, translating into MVAVGNDIQEKLISEAEIQEKVKELGKRISGDYGDAENLIVVGILKGAIIFLSDLVREITIPINLDFMAVSSYGTNIHSSGAVRILKDLEVDIEDKHVLIVEDIVDTGLTLKYLLENLKSRSPKSVKTCTLLDKPERRTVGVKVDYNGFNIPDRFVVGYGLDYAERYRNLPYIGVLKPKAYE; encoded by the coding sequence ATAGTGGCAGTAGGAAATGATATACAGGAAAAGCTTATTTCCGAAGCGGAAATTCAAGAAAAAGTGAAGGAATTAGGAAAACGAATCAGTGGTGACTATGGTGACGCCGAGAATTTGATAGTGGTAGGCATACTAAAGGGGGCCATTATTTTTCTATCTGATTTGGTTAGGGAAATTACTATCCCCATAAATTTGGATTTTATGGCAGTTTCTAGTTATGGTACAAACATACATAGTTCTGGGGCCGTTCGAATTCTTAAGGACCTAGAGGTGGATATTGAAGATAAGCATGTTTTGATTGTGGAGGATATTGTGGATACCGGTCTGACGCTAAAATACTTACTGGAGAATTTAAAATCCCGCAGTCCGAAAAGTGTTAAGACATGCACTTTGTTGGATAAACCGGAGCGGCGTACAGTCGGAGTGAAGGTTGACTATAATGGGTTTAATATCCCGGACCGATTTGTGGTGGGCTATGGACTGGATTACGCGGAAAGGTATCGCAATCTGCCGTACATAGGGGTATTGAAACCCAAGGCGTACGAGTAA